In Bacillus sp. NP247, one DNA window encodes the following:
- the pdaA gene encoding delta-lactam-biosynthetic de-N-acetylase, which produces MKYKWLYIGLIFSIMMALVPVSTFAYTNTPHNWGIPRPKNETVPDAGKLYTELLQKNGGFYLGDTKKKDIYLTFDNGYENGYTGKILDVLKEKKVPATFFVTGHYIKTQKDLLLRMKNEGHIIGNHSWSHPDFTAVNDAKLREELTSVTEEIKKVTGQKEVKYVRPPRGVFSERTLAVTKEMGYYNVFWSLAFLDWKVDQQRGWQYAHNNVMTMIHPGSVLLLHAISKDNAEALAKIIDDLREKGYHFKSLDDLVKSNQP; this is translated from the coding sequence CATTTGCTTATACGAATACACCACATAACTGGGGGATCCCACGTCCTAAAAATGAAACGGTGCCAGATGCAGGGAAACTATATACAGAATTACTACAAAAAAATGGTGGGTTTTATTTAGGAGATACGAAGAAAAAAGATATTTATTTAACATTTGATAATGGATACGAAAATGGATATACAGGAAAGATTTTAGATGTATTAAAGGAGAAAAAAGTACCAGCAACTTTCTTTGTGACGGGACATTATATAAAAACACAAAAAGATTTATTATTAAGAATGAAAAATGAAGGACATATTATTGGTAATCATTCTTGGAGTCATCCAGATTTTACAGCAGTAAATGATGCAAAACTTCGTGAAGAATTAACGAGCGTAACGGAAGAGATTAAAAAGGTAACAGGGCAAAAAGAAGTGAAATATGTACGCCCTCCGCGAGGTGTATTTAGCGAAAGAACGTTAGCTGTTACGAAAGAAATGGGATATTATAATGTGTTTTGGTCGCTTGCATTTCTTGATTGGAAAGTAGATCAGCAAAGAGGATGGCAATACGCTCATAATAATGTAATGACTATGATTCATCCAGGATCTGTTTTGTTACTTCATGCAATATCAAAAGATAATGCAGAAGCACTTGCGAAAATCATTGATGATTTGCGCGAGAAAGGGTATCATTTTAAAAGCCTAGATGATTTAGTAAAAAGCAATCAACCGTAA
- a CDS encoding DNA-3-methyladenine glycosylase → MWSEHVTLEYPYHFEEVLKRLSFDPLNVIQLDEKIIYVPLLINEEQIVVRLQGIGTVQNPQFWISSQAGDQEKVMKRMRSIFHWNEPFQNIQDHFLNTSLRPLFETYAYTPIILEFDYFACLLRCIIHQQINLKFATVLTDQFVKRYGTEKNGVFFFPTPERVANISIEELREQKFSQRKAEYIVGLAKHIVGGKLDLARIENETEEEVSAQLLPIRGIGAWTVQNFLMFGLGRKNMFPEADIGIRRALQGIFQLDNKPDDAFLEKVKQECEPYCSYAALYLWKSIE, encoded by the coding sequence ATGTGGAGCGAACATGTTACGTTAGAATATCCGTACCATTTTGAAGAAGTGCTAAAGCGTTTATCTTTTGACCCGTTAAACGTCATTCAATTAGACGAGAAAATAATCTATGTCCCGCTTCTTATAAACGAAGAACAAATTGTTGTTCGTTTGCAAGGGATTGGTACTGTTCAAAATCCACAGTTTTGGATTTCTAGTCAGGCAGGAGATCAAGAGAAAGTAATGAAACGAATGAGGTCCATTTTCCACTGGAATGAGCCGTTTCAAAATATACAAGATCATTTTTTAAACACATCATTACGTCCACTGTTTGAAACATATGCTTATACTCCAATTATATTAGAATTTGATTATTTTGCTTGTCTTCTTCGTTGTATTATTCATCAACAAATAAATTTAAAATTTGCTACGGTGCTAACAGATCAATTTGTAAAACGATATGGGACAGAGAAGAACGGCGTTTTCTTTTTCCCAACACCAGAAAGAGTAGCGAATATTTCAATAGAGGAATTGAGAGAGCAGAAATTTAGTCAGCGAAAAGCTGAATATATAGTAGGATTAGCAAAACATATTGTGGGCGGTAAATTAGATTTAGCAAGGATAGAAAACGAAACAGAAGAAGAAGTATCGGCACAATTGTTACCAATAAGGGGTATTGGAGCATGGACAGTGCAAAACTTTTTAATGTTTGGGCTTGGCCGGAAAAACATGTTTCCGGAAGCAGATATCGGGATTAGGCGTGCACTTCAAGGTATATTTCAATTAGATAATAAGCCTGATGATGCATTTTTAGAAAAAGTGAAACAAGAGTGTGAACCATATTGCAGTTATGCAGCGTTATATTTATGGAAAAGTATAGAGTAG
- the rlmD gene encoding 23S rRNA (uracil(1939)-C(5))-methyltransferase RlmD has product MIQKQQESKLEVGQTFPVTIKRLGINGEGVGYFKRQVVFIPGALPGEEVVAEATKIQRGFAEAKVKKVRKSSPHRVKAPCSVYEECGGCQLQHLDYKEQLNQKRDIVVQAFEKYMNNSLEEKIRPTIGMEDPWHYRNKSQLQVGRKDEKVITGLYKQNSHQLIDISHCMIQHKATNEATKVVRRILEKLNVSIYNEKKQKGLVRTIVTRTAVQTGEVQVTLITTKEELPNKDQFIAEVQKQMPSVKSIMQNVNWRKTSVIFGDKTFKLAGKEVIQETLGDLSFELSARAFFQLNPEQTVVLYDEAKKAAALTGNEKIVDAYCGVGTIGLWLANDAAEVRGMDVIPEAIEDAKKNAKRHGFTNAKYEAGKAEQWLPKWVKEGWSPDVIVVDPPRTGCDDKLLETILKVKPKQVVYVSCNPSSLARDVQALMKSYEVEYVQPVDMFPHTAHVENVVKLVRK; this is encoded by the coding sequence ATGATACAAAAGCAACAAGAGAGTAAGTTGGAAGTTGGTCAAACGTTTCCTGTGACAATTAAACGTCTTGGGATTAACGGAGAAGGCGTTGGTTATTTTAAGAGACAAGTTGTTTTCATTCCAGGGGCATTACCAGGAGAAGAAGTTGTTGCTGAAGCAACGAAAATTCAGCGTGGCTTCGCTGAAGCGAAAGTGAAGAAAGTTCGTAAATCATCGCCACATCGCGTGAAAGCACCATGTTCAGTATATGAGGAGTGTGGTGGCTGTCAATTGCAGCATTTAGATTATAAAGAACAATTAAATCAAAAGCGTGATATCGTTGTACAAGCATTCGAAAAGTACATGAATAACAGTCTGGAAGAGAAAATTCGCCCGACGATTGGTATGGAAGATCCATGGCATTATCGTAATAAAAGTCAATTGCAAGTGGGGCGTAAAGACGAAAAGGTTATTACAGGGTTATATAAGCAAAACTCACATCAATTAATTGATATTTCTCATTGCATGATTCAACATAAAGCAACGAATGAAGCAACAAAAGTTGTAAGACGTATATTAGAAAAATTAAATGTTTCTATTTACAATGAGAAAAAACAAAAAGGTTTAGTACGCACAATTGTGACACGTACTGCAGTTCAAACAGGGGAAGTGCAAGTCACACTTATTACAACAAAAGAAGAATTACCAAATAAAGATCAATTTATCGCAGAAGTACAAAAACAAATGCCAAGTGTTAAATCAATTATGCAAAACGTAAACTGGCGTAAAACATCTGTTATTTTCGGTGATAAAACATTTAAATTAGCTGGTAAAGAAGTAATTCAAGAAACACTAGGTGATTTATCATTTGAATTATCAGCACGCGCATTCTTCCAATTAAATCCAGAGCAAACGGTTGTTTTATACGATGAAGCGAAAAAAGCAGCTGCTTTAACAGGAAACGAGAAGATTGTGGATGCGTATTGTGGTGTCGGTACGATTGGACTTTGGCTTGCGAATGATGCAGCGGAAGTACGTGGTATGGATGTAATTCCAGAAGCGATTGAAGATGCAAAGAAAAATGCAAAACGCCACGGATTCACAAATGCAAAGTATGAAGCTGGTAAAGCGGAACAATGGTTACCGAAATGGGTGAAAGAAGGCTGGAGTCCAGATGTCATTGTTGTTGACCCACCGCGTACAGGTTGCGATGATAAATTATTGGAAACAATTTTAAAGGTGAAACCGAAACAAGTTGTTTACGTGTCTTGTAATCCTTCCTCATTAGCACGTGATGTACAAGCATTAATGAAGAGTTATGAAGTGGAGTATGTGCAACCAGTTGATATGTTCCCACATACAGCTCATGTAGAAAATGTAGTGAAGCTTGTTAGAAAGTAA
- the truA gene encoding tRNA pseudouridine(38-40) synthase TruA, translating into MYNYQLTIQYDGARYKGWQRLGNNDNTIQGKIESIISEMVGKEIEIIGCSRTDAGVHALNQVANFKSDEKLVEHKVKKYLNQYLPNDISITSVEEVPDRFHARYNSKAKTYLYKIWNEEHTNPFMRKYSMHVNKKLNVKSMKKAAQYLVGSHDFTAFSNAKSKKKSMVREVYTLEVSEEAGFVQIRISGNGFLHNMVRKIVGALIEVGLGQLDAEAMPQILEDKQRNQINCLAEASGLYLEKIEF; encoded by the coding sequence ATGTACAATTATCAATTAACGATTCAGTACGACGGTGCTCGTTATAAAGGATGGCAGCGTCTCGGCAATAACGATAATACGATTCAAGGGAAAATCGAAAGTATAATATCTGAAATGGTCGGAAAAGAAATTGAAATTATCGGCTGTAGTAGAACGGATGCTGGTGTACATGCTTTGAATCAAGTAGCTAACTTTAAGAGTGATGAGAAGTTAGTAGAACATAAAGTGAAAAAGTATTTAAATCAATATTTACCAAATGATATTAGTATTACGAGTGTAGAAGAAGTACCAGATCGTTTCCATGCTCGTTACAATTCTAAAGCAAAAACATATCTTTATAAGATTTGGAATGAAGAGCATACGAACCCATTTATGCGTAAATACAGCATGCACGTGAATAAAAAATTAAATGTGAAAAGCATGAAGAAAGCTGCTCAATATTTAGTTGGTTCACATGACTTTACTGCTTTTTCGAATGCGAAGTCTAAGAAAAAGTCTATGGTTCGAGAAGTATATACACTTGAGGTGTCCGAAGAGGCAGGATTTGTACAAATTAGAATAAGTGGTAACGGATTCCTTCATAACATGGTGCGAAAAATTGTTGGAGCATTAATTGAAGTTGGATTAGGGCAATTAGATGCAGAAGCAATGCCGCAAATTTTAGAGGATAAGCAGAGAAATCAAATTAATTGCCTTGCTGAGGCGAGTGGATTGTACTTGGAGAAGATTGAGTTTTAG
- a CDS encoding sigma-54-dependent Fis family transcriptional regulator, whose amino-acid sequence MHTKEINFKKIIEMNMLYETLLNELDIGIHIINEESKTIIYNRKMMDIESMDRLDVLDKNPLEVFAFEENKNSTLIEALKLGKTNRNIKQTYFNNKGQEITTINDTFPIIENGKIKGAIEISKEISHLKQTMKTNLSRKQNTKFTFDHIIGDSRAIQSVIAEAKRVIRTSSSILIIGETGTGKELFAQSIHNESQRSTKPFISQNCAAIPETLMESLLFGTNRGAFTGAIDKPGLFEEANGGTLLLDEINSLSPTLQAKLLRAIQEKTIRRIGGTQEKEIDVRIIATINEDPLEAIAHNRLRQDLYYRLSVVTLCLPPLRERKEDIAYLVQHFIEKYNIQFDLSVKDVDLNVNNFFYKYDWPGNVRELEHIIEGSMNLIEDEDIITAFHMPTHFRELAKKELNMRTPLTSHNTDTPQTLKHIIEEMEKKYIHQILKENKGNISQAAKFLGLSRQNLQYRIKKLHLHI is encoded by the coding sequence ATGCATACAAAAGAAATCAATTTTAAAAAGATTATTGAAATGAATATGCTATATGAAACTTTACTCAATGAACTAGATATTGGGATTCATATTATTAATGAGGAAAGTAAAACGATTATCTATAACCGCAAAATGATGGACATTGAATCAATGGATCGCTTAGATGTGCTAGATAAAAATCCTTTAGAAGTATTTGCATTTGAAGAAAATAAAAATAGTACTCTTATAGAGGCATTAAAACTTGGAAAAACAAACAGAAATATAAAACAAACGTATTTTAACAATAAAGGACAAGAGATTACGACGATTAACGATACTTTTCCTATAATAGAAAATGGAAAAATTAAAGGCGCTATTGAAATTTCAAAAGAGATTAGTCATTTAAAACAAACAATGAAAACGAACCTTTCTCGAAAACAAAACACTAAGTTTACCTTTGATCACATAATCGGTGATTCTAGAGCTATTCAATCGGTCATTGCAGAAGCAAAGAGAGTAATACGTACATCCTCCTCCATACTTATCATCGGAGAAACAGGGACTGGTAAAGAACTATTTGCACAAAGCATCCATAATGAAAGCCAACGTTCAACAAAACCATTTATTTCGCAAAACTGTGCCGCTATACCAGAAACCTTAATGGAAAGTCTACTATTTGGTACGAATCGAGGTGCTTTTACAGGAGCAATAGATAAACCTGGTTTATTTGAAGAAGCAAACGGCGGGACTTTGTTATTAGATGAGATCAACTCATTAAGTCCAACACTTCAAGCTAAATTGCTGCGGGCTATACAAGAAAAAACAATACGAAGAATCGGAGGCACACAAGAAAAAGAAATTGATGTTCGTATTATAGCAACTATTAATGAAGATCCTCTTGAAGCCATAGCACACAATCGATTAAGACAAGACTTATATTACAGATTAAGCGTTGTTACTTTATGTCTTCCACCTTTACGGGAACGAAAAGAAGATATTGCATATCTTGTTCAACACTTTATTGAAAAATACAATATCCAATTTGACCTTAGCGTAAAAGATGTAGATTTAAACGTAAATAACTTCTTCTATAAATACGATTGGCCGGGTAATGTGAGAGAATTAGAACATATAATTGAAGGTTCCATGAACTTAATAGAAGATGAAGATATCATTACAGCGTTCCATATGCCAACGCACTTTCGCGAACTAGCAAAAAAGGAACTCAATATGCGGACTCCGCTAACTAGTCACAATACTGATACACCACAGACTTTAAAACATATAATCGAAGAAATGGAAAAGAAATATATCCATCAAATTCTTAAAGAGAATAAAGGTAATATCTCACAAGCCGCAAAATTTTTAGGATTGAGCAGACAAAACTTACAATATCGAATTAAAAAATTGCATTTACACATATGA
- a CDS encoding biotin/lipoyl-containing protein, which produces MKMVIEGVYSPCYGKVEKLFVTESSYVYEWEKLALIETIDKKQVEIKVGISGYIESLEVVEGQAIADQKLLITVRDDLLITGSD; this is translated from the coding sequence GTGAAGATGGTTATAGAAGGTGTGTATAGTCCTTGTTACGGGAAAGTAGAGAAATTATTTGTTACTGAAAGTTCTTACGTATATGAGTGGGAAAAATTAGCGTTAATTGAAACAATAGATAAGAAGCAAGTGGAAATTAAAGTGGGAATCAGTGGTTATATCGAATCATTAGAAGTGGTAGAAGGACAAGCTATCGCTGATCAAAAACTATTAATAACAGTGAGGGATGACCTTTTAATAACAGGTAGTGATTAA
- a CDS encoding amino acid permease, protein MMDQNQGLKRELKSRHIFMIALGGVIGTGLFLGSSYTIHEAGPGGAIAAYLVGGFVMYLTMLCLGELAVAMPDAGSYQTYATKHISPAAGYVVGWMSWLNWTATIGIELIAVSILMKRWFPDVSSWIWCVVFAVLLFVINALSSRSFAEVEFWFASIKVITIIAFIILGGAAMFGFLDMKGNEPAPMFSSFTDYGGLFPNGLSAILITMIAVNFSFQGTELVGIAAGESENPEKTIPKAINNTVWRILVFFVLSIFILAGLFPWQQAGVIESPFVVVFDKIGIPYAADIINFVIITAVLSVANSGLYATSRMLWSMSNQGMISPIFSKLSKNGVPIYALIVSTIVGCLSLLSGIYAEDTVYLWLLSIAGFGAILVWASIALSNLLARRTYVKQGGDIKDLKFKTPLYPFVPLLALVLNLTVIVAMAFIPEQRMALYCGIPFMIICLLFYRATKNKRSKIEYVEKVNTTEAESL, encoded by the coding sequence ATGATGGATCAAAACCAAGGATTAAAAAGAGAATTGAAAAGTCGGCACATATTTATGATTGCACTCGGAGGGGTTATTGGTACTGGGCTTTTTTTAGGATCCAGTTATACAATTCATGAAGCTGGACCTGGAGGAGCGATTGCAGCGTATCTTGTCGGTGGATTTGTTATGTATTTAACGATGCTCTGTCTTGGAGAGTTAGCGGTTGCGATGCCTGATGCAGGATCGTATCAAACATATGCTACAAAACATATTTCACCTGCAGCGGGTTATGTAGTGGGATGGATGTCGTGGCTAAACTGGACGGCTACGATAGGAATTGAATTAATTGCAGTTAGTATATTAATGAAACGTTGGTTTCCAGATGTATCATCATGGATTTGGTGTGTAGTGTTTGCCGTATTGCTCTTTGTTATTAATGCGTTATCTTCAAGAAGTTTTGCGGAGGTTGAATTCTGGTTTGCAAGTATTAAAGTAATTACAATTATTGCATTTATCATTTTAGGTGGGGCAGCAATGTTTGGTTTTCTAGATATGAAAGGAAATGAACCAGCACCGATGTTTTCTAGCTTTACTGATTATGGTGGATTGTTTCCAAATGGATTATCAGCAATTTTAATTACGATGATTGCAGTTAATTTTTCCTTCCAAGGAACAGAACTAGTTGGTATTGCAGCTGGTGAGAGTGAAAATCCAGAGAAAACGATCCCGAAGGCAATTAATAATACAGTTTGGCGCATACTTGTTTTCTTTGTACTATCTATTTTTATTCTTGCGGGACTATTTCCTTGGCAGCAAGCAGGCGTGATAGAAAGTCCATTCGTAGTTGTATTTGATAAAATTGGTATTCCTTATGCGGCTGATATTATAAATTTCGTTATTATTACAGCGGTACTATCAGTTGCGAATTCAGGATTATATGCAACTTCCCGTATGCTATGGTCGATGTCTAATCAAGGAATGATTAGCCCGATTTTTAGTAAGTTATCTAAAAACGGTGTTCCTATTTACGCATTGATTGTAAGTACAATTGTAGGTTGTCTCTCATTACTATCAGGTATTTATGCGGAAGATACAGTTTATTTATGGCTTCTTTCAATTGCAGGGTTTGGAGCGATATTAGTTTGGGCATCGATCGCTCTATCTAATCTATTAGCTAGAAGGACATACGTGAAGCAAGGTGGGGATATTAAAGACTTGAAATTTAAAACGCCATTGTATCCATTCGTACCACTGCTTGCTTTAGTATTAAATTTAACAGTAATTGTAGCTATGGCTTTTATTCCAGAGCAAAGAATGGCATTGTATTGTGGTATTCCATTTATGATTATTTGTTTACTGTTTTATCGCGCTACAAAAAATAAGAGAAGCAAAATAGAATATGTTGAAAAGGTAAATACAACAGAAGCAGAAAGCTTATAA